One segment of Panicum virgatum strain AP13 chromosome 1K, P.virgatum_v5, whole genome shotgun sequence DNA contains the following:
- the LOC120681550 gene encoding DEAD-box ATP-dependent RNA helicase 41-like yields the protein MEQGKNQAADNLPVSSSDNNESEDLPVKERCFEQREALPGEPRCVVCGRYGEYICDQTDDDICSVECKTILLARIAAKTKPAVQAAKRVNLPLGNESICIKDTNFPSIPTLADSRITALRSKLDICVKGEAVPDPIMCFSSCGLPEKLVHNLETAGYCMPTPVQMQVIPASMSNRSLLVSADTGSGKTASFLIPIISHCSQVRSQQCTGKRGPLAIVLSPTRELCTQVEEQAKMLGKGLPFKTALVVGGDPLAQQIYRIENGIELIVGTPGRLIDLLMKHDVDLSNVSVFVLDEVDCLLQRGFRDQAMQIFQSLSNPQVMMFTATLDSEVEKMSNSLAKTIIHISCGNPSRPNKSVKQVVIWVESKKKKQKIFEIIKSKQHFKPPAVVFVSSRVGADLLSEAITVATGLKVVSIHGEKMMSERRESLRRFLTGEVSIVVSTGVLGRGMDLLKVRQVILFDIPNSIDEYIHQVGRASRMGEEGMAIVFVNEEDRRIFKELVPVLKTAGAPIPQELANSRYMAGGSLGSERKRKLISRSRP from the exons ATGGAGCAAGGGAAGAACCAAGCTGCTGATAACTTGCCTGTCTCATCATCCGATAATAATGAGTCGGAAG ATTTACCTGTGAAGGAAAGATGTTTTGAGCAGAGAGAAGCTCTTCCTGGGGAGCCTCGCTGTGTTGTATGCGGCCGTTATGGGGAATATATATGTGATCAGACTGATGATGACATCTGCAGTGTGGAATGCAAGACAATTCTTCTTGCTCGGATTGCTGCTAAAACAAAGCCAGCAGTACAAGCAGCAAAGCGTGTGAATCTTCCTTTGGGCAATGAGAGCATCTGTATTAAGGACACTAATTTTCCATCTATACCTACCTTGGCTGACAGCCGGATCACTGCACTGAGAAGTAAGCTTGACATTTGTGTCAAGGGTGAGGCTGTTCCTGATCCAATCATGTGTTTCTCTTCCTGTGGTCTTCCTGAGAAGCTTGTGCACAATCTTGAGACTGCAGGATATTGTATGCCTACTCCAGTGCAGATGCAAGTTATCCCTGCGTCTATGAGTAATAGAAGCTTACTTGTTTCTGCTGATACTGGTTCAGGGAAAACTGCTTCTTTTCTGATTCCCATAATTTCTCATTGTTCACAAGTAAGATCGCAACAATGCACAGGCAAGCGAGGACCATTGGCTATAGTTCTTTCTCCAACTAGAGAGCTATGCACGCAGGTGGAAGAGCAAGCAAAAATGCTTGGAAAAGGTTTGCCTTTCAAAACTGCTCTAGTTGTTGGTGGAGATCCATTGGCTCAGCAAATTTACAGGATCGAAAATGGTATTGAGTTAATTGTTGGCACCCCTGGTAGGCTAATTGATCTTCTCATGAAACACGATGTTGACCTTTCCAATGTTTCTGTATTTGTTTTGGATGAAGTTGACTGCCTGCTGCAGAGGGGATTCCGGGATCAGGCCATGCAGATTTTTCAGTCTCTTTCAAACCCCCAGGTTATGATGTTTACAGCAACATTAGATTCGGAAGTAGAGAAGATGTCCAACTCACTGGCTAAGACTATTATACACATCTCTTGTGGGAACCCAAGCAGACCAAACAAATCTGTGAAACAAGTGGTCATTTGGGTGGAGtctaagaagaagaagcaaaagaTTTTTGAGATAATCAAAAGCAAGCAGCACTTTAAACCTCCTGCTGTTGTGTTTGTCAGTTCCAGAGTCGGTGCTGATCTTTTGTCTGAAGCAATTACTGTTGCTACTGGATTAAAGGTTGTTTCTATCCATGGTGAGAAAATGATGAGTGAGAGAAGAGAGAGTTTGAGAAGGTTTTTGACAGGAGAAGTATCTATCGTAGTTTCTACTGGGGTTCTGGGTCGTGGAATGGATCTCCTGAAAGTGCGCCAAGTGATATTGTTTGACATACCAAATTCCATTGATGAATATATTCACCAAGTTGGAAGGGCATCTCGGATGGGCGAGGAGGGCATGGCTATTGTGTTTGTGAATGAGGAGGATAGGAGGATTTTCAAAGAGCTTGTTCCGGTTCTGAAGACTGCAGGAGCTCCAATACCCCAGGAACTTGCAAATTCAAGATACATGGCTGGTGGTTCTCTTGGTAGCGAGAGGAAGAGAAAATTGATTTCGAGATCTCGTCCTTGA